CTTGGGTTCCCGTACGTCGCGAGAGACTGGATGCAGTTGCACCGCAACCTCTTTGCTGCGCTGAAGCTGGAAAAGATCGCCATGTTTATCATCCTGACGATGATCGTTCTCGTGGCTGCCTTCAACATCGTGAACACCCTGATTATGAAGGTGATGGACAAGGGGGCGGAGATCGGTATCTTGAAGTCGATTGGCGCCACCTCCAGGAGCATCATGTTGATCTTCATGGTGGAGGGGGTGGTGATCGGGCTTGTCGGTACCCTGTTGGGAACTGCCGGGGGCGCCATGATCTGTAAACTGCAGGAAACCTATAAAATCGTCAGGCTCCAGGGTGATGTCTATCTGCTGGATGCCCTCCCGATCTTGATGAAAGGGACCGACCTTGTCTTAATTGCCTCTTCAACGCTGGTCCTAAGCTTCCTCGCGACGCTCTACCCTTCCTGGCGGGCGGCCAGGCTTGATCCGGTCGTCGCGATCCGCTATGAGTGAGTTCATCAGGGCCGATGGCGTCCATAAGTCATTCCGGATCGATGGCGGAACAGTTGAGGTCCTGAAGGGTGTTGACCTCAGTATTGAAAAGGGAGAATTTATCGCAATCGTGGGACCTTCCGGGGCCGGCAAGAGTACGTTCCTGCATCTGCTCGGCGCCTTGGATCGCCCAACCGCAGGTGAGATTTTCTATGAGAATGCCGGTCTCGGACAAATGGACGATAGGCGACTGGCGGGCTTTCGTAACCGGACTGTCGGTTTTATCTTTCAGTTCCATCATCTGTTGCCGGAGTTTACCGCGCTGGAAAATGTCATGATGCCGCTCCTGGTGGCGCGTCGGAATCTGCCACAGGCGCGAGAGGTCGCCGCGTCCCTGCTGAGAGACGTGGGGCTCGAGTCCAGGCTTTCGCATCGCCCTTCCGAGCTCTCCGGCGGGGAGCAACAACGGGTTGCGATCGCCAGGGCCCTGGGTGTTGATCCCAAGGTCGTTCTTGCCGACGAACCGACCGGGAACCTCGATACCAAGACAGGCGATGCGACCTTTGAGCTGCTCCAGTGGCTGAATCGAGAGCGCGGTCTCACCTTTGTGATGGTCACCCACAATGAGAAGTTAGCCCATCGGTCGGATCGGATCGTGACGATATTGGATGGTCGAATAGCAGAGAAGGCTTGAAATTCCGGAAGGATTGGCTATACTGAATATGTTCGTGATGTGAGGGCGCTGAAGAGGGGGAGCGAAGAGATGTTCGAACGATTTACCGAGCGAGCCCGCAAGGTCATTATCCTGGCCCGGGAGGAGGCGATCCGCCTCGGACACAACTTCGTCGGCACTGAGCACCTGCTGCTCGGGCTGATCCGCGAGGGCGACGGACTTGCGGTCGCGATCCTGAAGAAGCTGAACGTCAATATTTCCGCAGTGAAGGGTGAGATCGAGAAAATTGTCTCGGTCGGTTCCGAGTTCAGCCCTGCCGGAGAGATCCCCTTTACCCCGCAGGCGAAGAAGGTCCTGGAATATGCCATCTCTGAGGCCAGATCGCTCGGACACAACTATATCGGGACCGAGCACCTGCTGCTGGGGCTGATCCGCGAGGGCGAAGGGATCGCCTCCCTGGTTTTGAGGGACTTCGGCGTCAGCGTGGCCTCAGCGAAGGCACAGGCCCAGGAGTTGCTGGGTGAGCAGGCCTCCAAGCCCACAGCCTCGACCAGGACGCCTGCGCTGGATGAGTTCGGTGTAGACCTGACCGCTATGGCGCGTCAAGACCGGCTGGATCCCGTCATCGGCCGGGAGACCGAGATCGAGCGGGTCATCCAGATTCTCTCGCGCCGGACGAAGAACAACCCGGTCCTTATCGGGGAGGCCGGCGTCGGGAAGACCGCCATCGTGGAGGGGCTGGCCCAACGGATCGTGGCCAGCAACGTGCCAGAGACCCTGCTTCGGAAGCGGGTGGTCCAGCTTGACCTCGCCGGCATGGTGGCCGGGACCAAGTATCGCGGTCAGTTCGAGGAGCGGCTGAAGGCCGTCGTCAAGGAGATTCAGCAGACGCAGAATATTATCCTGTTCATCGATGAGTTACACACGTTGGTGGGCGCCGGGGCCGCGGAGGGCGCGATCGACGCATCCAGCATGTTGAAGCCGGCGCTTGCGCGCGGGGAGTTGCAGTGCATCGGTGCGACCACCCTCGACGAGTATCGCCGCCACATCGAGAAGGACCGGGCGTTGGAACGACGGTTTCAAGCGGTACAAGTCGGGCCGCCGAGCGTGGAGGAGACGATCCGGATCCTCAGGGAGATTAAGGATCGCTATGAGGCGCATCACTGCGCAATCATTACCGATGAGGCCGTCACGGCTGCTGCGCGTTTGTCTCAGCGCTACATCGCCGACCGCTTTCTGCCTGATAAGGCCATTGATGTCATCGATGAGGCCGGCTCGCGGGCGCGACTGAAAACCCTGATGTTGCCACAGGATCTCCGCGAGCTGGAGAACGAAGTCGAACGCCTTCGGGCCCAGAAGGAAGACGCTATCCGGACGCAGGCCTTTGAGGTTGCGGCCAGGCTCCGAGACTCGGAGCGCAAGCTCAGGGCCGAGTTGGAAGAAAAAAAGGCTCGCTGGAAGGAGTCCAGGGCGAAGGAGAAGACCGTCGTGACGGCCGAGGAGGTCGCCTACATCGTCTCCAAGTGGACCGGTATTCCGCTGTATCAGATTGAGGAAGAGGAATCGGCCAAGCTGATCCGGATGGAGCAGGATCTGGCCAAACGGGTCGTGGGACAGACCGAGGCGATCGAGAGCGTAAGCCGAGCGATTCGCCGTTCGCGAGCCGGGATCAAGAACCCAAGTCGTCCCGTCGGATCGTTCATCTTCCTTGGGCCGACCGGCGTGGGGAAGACCGAGTTGGCGAAGGCGCTGGCGGAATTCCTGTTCGGAACGGAGGATGCACTGATCCGCGTCGATATGTCGGAGTACATGGAGCGTTTCTCTACCTCCCGCCTTATCGGCGCCCCTCCGGGATATATCGGGTACGACGATTCTGGACAACTTACTGAAAAGGTGCGGCGCCGGCCGTTCTCCGTCATCCTCCTCGATGAAATAGAAAAAGCCCACCCTGAGGTGTTTAATCTGCTCCTCCAGATCTTTGAGGATGGTCGCCTCACCGACAGCTATGGCCGCATTGTCGACTTCAAGAATACGATACTGATCATGACGAGCAACATCGGCGCCCGTCAGATCGGTCTCCACGCCACAATGGGCTTCGCCAAGGGCGGCGACGAGACGGTGACGTACGACAAGATGAAGGAGACCGTCCTGGGTGAGTTGAAGCGGGTCTTCAATCCGGAATTACTTAACCGGCTCGATGAGGTGATTGTCTTCCACCAGTTGAACAAGAATGATCTCTGTAAGATTGTAGATCTGATGCTCGCCCGCCTCCAGCTTCAGCTTGCGGAGCGCAAGATCTCACTGACGGTCGATGAGAGCGTAAAAACGTTTTTGATTAATCGGGGTTTTGATCAGACCCTCGGCGCCAGGCCGCTGCGCCGTGCCATCCAGCGCTATGTAGAGGACCGCCTGGCCGAAGAGGTGTTAAAAGGACGATTTGCAGGAGGGGGCGTCCTTAGGGTGAAACTGGAGGAAGATACCTTAGTATTCGATGAGGTCAGCCTCCTCGAAGCCCCTAAATAGTCCCACCTCTCTCCACCCCATATCTCCTCGATTACGGCCCGTCCGGGCGAGTTTCTCCTTGCGTTTTCGCGATGAAGGTGGTAAGGTCAGCGCGTTTAGTCTGAGCGCAGGTATCCCGTCCAAATTCGAGGAGTAAAAGCGTTCGGTGCACTCCTTCGCGGATAGCGTCAAGGTTCTCGCCACGAGGTCCCTCTCCATCTTTCTCTTCCTGTTTTTAGCGTTGGCTTTCAGCAAGGCGTACGGCCAGGAACAGGCACCGGTCAAACAGCTCGACATCAAGGGAAGCCGAAAGATCGACGAGGCGACGATCCGGTTTAAACTGAAAACCAGGGTCGGCGAGCCGTTCTCTCTGGAAAAAATCAGGGAGGACGTCAAGACGGTCTACCGTTTGGGCTTTTACGACGATGTGGCTGTGGACGCTGAAGTCTTTGAAGGGGGCCTGAAGATCACCTTTATCCTCACCGAAAAGCCGACTATCCGGGAAGTGAAGATTCGAGGCAATAAGCAGATTACTACCGAGAAGCTTAAAGAGAAACTCACCCTGGCTGAGGGTGGAGTATTCAATCTACAGACCGTTTCGGCGAATGTGGAAAGGCTTCGGTTGCTTTATGAAGAAGAGGGGTATTACCAGGCAAAGATCCTCCAGCAGGTAGATAAGACCCCGGAGGGAGATATCTCAGTCGCCTTCGAGATTAAAGAAGGGGAAAAGTTTGAGATTTCCACTATTCGGATCCTTGGGGCCAAAGGATTAGACGAACAGGAGATCAAGGTGCGTATGGCCACCAAGGAACTGTTCCTGTTCTTCTTTTTTGGGACGCTGAAACGGGATGAGTTGCAGCGCGATCTTGATCGGATCAAGGCGTTCTATTTGGATAACGGCTATCTCGACATTAAAGTGGGGGAGCCGGAGATCCGGGTGATCGAGGCAAAGCAGAAGCTCGATATCAGTGTTCGCGTGGAAGAGGGCCCCCGATACCGCGTCGGAGAGCTGCGGGTAACGGGTAATACCGTCTTTTCCACAGAGGAGGTGTTGAAGCCGCTTCAGATCGCCAAACAAGGTGTCTTTAGTCGGGAGGTGCTTCAGCGGGACCTGCTGACCCTCACTGATCGGTATTCGGAGCGTGGCTATCTCTTCGTGGATGTCGCCCCGATTATTAATACCGATCGAGAGAACCATATCGTGGATGTGGGTATGGAGATCAGTGAAGGGAAGCAGGCCTTTCTGGAGCGTATTGAGATCTCAGGCAACACAAAAACCAGAGATAAAGTGGTCCGGCGGGAGATCCCTTTGAATGAGGGCGACCTGTACAATAGCCGTCTACTGGCGCGCGGTCGCCAGAATCTGACTAACCTTGGTTACTTCGAGGATGTGAAGGTCGAGACCCGTCGGGGCACGGCCGAGGATCGGGTGGATATCGATGTGCTGGTCAAAGAGAAACCGACCGGCTCCTTCAGTATCGGGGGCGGTTTCAGCTCGATTGACGGTATCTTGGGTTCGGGTTCTATCTCCCAGAATAACTTTCTGGGACTGGGACAGCGAGTGTCGCTTACAGCCCAGTTGGGCGCCAGGGCAAGCCGGTTTGTCCTGAATTTCTTTGATCCTTACGTTCTGGATACCGGGACCTCGTTTGACTTCTCGATTTTTAATCAACGCATGCTCTTCGATGAACAGACCGGCTTTAATCAGGACAGCAAGGGCGGTTCGATTACCCTTGGTCGACGGCTTCACAAGCAGTTGTTCGGTTCTATCGGGTATCGGTATGAGGTGAATAAGTTCTTTGATATCGAAGAGGATGCGCCGGAAGAGATCAAAGACCAGGAAGGGACGACGACCATCGGCAGAGTCTCGTTCGGTCTTACGCTGGACCTGAGGGACAACCCCCGTGATCCATCCAAAGGCTTCAGTGGGGCTGCCACGTATCAGATTGCCGGGGCCTTTCTGGGTGGAGAGAAAAAGTTCAATCGCTTCAGCCTCGATCTGGGCTACTACCAGCCGCTGATCTGGAAGCTGATCGGTCATATCCGAGGGAACCTGATTGTCGTGGAGCCCTTCGGCGGGGAGAGCCTGCCACCATCGGAACGGATCTATCTCGGCGGCACCAACACGGTTCGAGGGTTTAAGACCTTTCACCTGAGCCCTATCGATCCTGAAACAGGGGAACGGGTCGGCGGTAACAAGGCCATCTACTTCAATAACGAGGTAGTGTTTCCCATCTATGAGCCACTGGGTGTGAAGGGCTTATTGTTTTTCGATGCGGGCAATGTCTGGAAAGAGGGGGAGAGTCTCTCACTGGATCTGCGGCCGACCGCAGGGGGCGGAGTTCGTGTTGCCACCCCCTTTGGGCTGGTGCGGGTTGAATGGGGTCTCAACCTGGATAAGCAGCCGGGGGAGTCGAGTAGCGCCGTGCACTTGACGGTCGGATCGTTGTTTTAGCACCTGTTGAGCATCAGGAGGAAATCATCTATGGCGCGTGTCATGTACGGTTGGCGATGGCGAGTGTTCTGGGGTATTGTGGCGGTAGTGGTATTGAGAACCTCCGTCAGTTGGGCTGCGGAACCTCCGTCAAAACTCGGGTTCGTCGACCTTCAGGCAGTGATCTCACAGTCGAAAGAGGGGCAGGAAGCGATGAATGCGGTGAAGGCGGAGGCGGCCGAGAAACAGAAGGAGATCGGCGCGAAAGAGGCCGAGATCAAGCAGATGGACACAGATCTCCAGAAACAGGCATCCGCCCTGAGTGATGCGGCAAAGAAGGACCGGGAAGAAGAGATCCGACGCAGACTTCGCGATCTGAAACGGATCACCGAAGATTTCAATCGTGATCTGGCCAAACGGGAAGGCGAGATGGTGAACGATCTGCTCAGAGATATTACGGTTGTGATCCGGGACTATGGCAAAGAGAAAGGATTTACCCTCATTATCGAGAAGGGGCAGAGCGGTGTGATCTATGGCCACGATGCGGCGGACCTCACCAAAGAGATCCTTGATCGCTACAACGCCCGCCGAAGCAAGAAGAAGTAAGAAGTAGTTACGGCGATGCAATTGAAGGAGCTGGCTGAAAAACTACAGTGCCGGCTGGTAGGTAACGGTGAGATCGAGGTCCACCGTCTCGCCCCACTGTGTGAGGCGAGTGAGGGAGATTTGACCGTTGTCGTGAATGCTCGCGACCTTCCGAAGCTGGAGGCGAGCAGGGCCTCTGCCGTGATTGTCGGTGAGGGAAGCCCGCCATGGTCGAAACCGGCGCTGCTGGCGAACGATCCACATCTGGTTTTTGTCCATGCCCTCCGTCTCTTCTCTACTCCGGACCACCCAATGCCTGGTGCCCATCCTTCCAGTATTGTGCAAGAGGACGCACAACTGGCAGAGGATGTTGCGATCGGACCGCTCTCGGTTGTCGAGGCGGGTGTGACGATCGGCCCGAGAAGCATCGTGGGCGCCCAGGTGTATATCGGCAAGGGCTGTCGCATTGGTGCTGACTGCCGGTTCTACCCGCAGGTGATGATCCGAGACGGAGTCGAGATCGGCGATCGGGTGATTATCCACAGCGGGGCTGTGATTGGAAGCGATGGCTTCGGGTATCTGAAGGACAGACAGGGGGCCCGTATCAAGGTTCCGCAGATAGGGCGGGTGATTCTCGAGGATGATGTAGAGATCGGCGCCAACGTTACGATCGACCGAGCGACGATGGGGGCGACGCGAATCAAGCGTGGGACCAAAATTGACAATCTGGTTCAGATCGCACATAACGTTGTTGTAGGAGCGGATACGGTCATTGCAGCCATGAGCGGCATCTCCGGCAGCGTGGAGATCGGAGACCGGGTGACGCTGGCCGGCCAGGTCGGGATCGCCGATCATGTCAAGATCGGCGACGATGTGACCGTTGGAGCGCAGGCCGGAGTCACCAAGAGCCTCCCGCCTGGAGGCGCCTTCCTCGGTTTTCCCGCTGTGCCGCATCTCGAATTCAAGCGAAGCGTCGCCGCGATAAATCGGATCCCTCAACTCCTGATGGCCATCA
The genomic region above belongs to Candidatus Methylomirabilis tolerans and contains:
- a CDS encoding ABC transporter ATP-binding protein, whose translation is MSEFIRADGVHKSFRIDGGTVEVLKGVDLSIEKGEFIAIVGPSGAGKSTFLHLLGALDRPTAGEIFYENAGLGQMDDRRLAGFRNRTVGFIFQFHHLLPEFTALENVMMPLLVARRNLPQAREVAASLLRDVGLESRLSHRPSELSGGEQQRVAIARALGVDPKVVLADEPTGNLDTKTGDATFELLQWLNRERGLTFVMVTHNEKLAHRSDRIVTILDGRIAEKA
- a CDS encoding ATP-dependent Clp protease ATP-binding subunit — protein: MFERFTERARKVIILAREEAIRLGHNFVGTEHLLLGLIREGDGLAVAILKKLNVNISAVKGEIEKIVSVGSEFSPAGEIPFTPQAKKVLEYAISEARSLGHNYIGTEHLLLGLIREGEGIASLVLRDFGVSVASAKAQAQELLGEQASKPTASTRTPALDEFGVDLTAMARQDRLDPVIGRETEIERVIQILSRRTKNNPVLIGEAGVGKTAIVEGLAQRIVASNVPETLLRKRVVQLDLAGMVAGTKYRGQFEERLKAVVKEIQQTQNIILFIDELHTLVGAGAAEGAIDASSMLKPALARGELQCIGATTLDEYRRHIEKDRALERRFQAVQVGPPSVEETIRILREIKDRYEAHHCAIITDEAVTAAARLSQRYIADRFLPDKAIDVIDEAGSRARLKTLMLPQDLRELENEVERLRAQKEDAIRTQAFEVAARLRDSERKLRAELEEKKARWKESRAKEKTVVTAEEVAYIVSKWTGIPLYQIEEEESAKLIRMEQDLAKRVVGQTEAIESVSRAIRRSRAGIKNPSRPVGSFIFLGPTGVGKTELAKALAEFLFGTEDALIRVDMSEYMERFSTSRLIGAPPGYIGYDDSGQLTEKVRRRPFSVILLDEIEKAHPEVFNLLLQIFEDGRLTDSYGRIVDFKNTILIMTSNIGARQIGLHATMGFAKGGDETVTYDKMKETVLGELKRVFNPELLNRLDEVIVFHQLNKNDLCKIVDLMLARLQLQLAERKISLTVDESVKTFLINRGFDQTLGARPLRRAIQRYVEDRLAEEVLKGRFAGGGVLRVKLEEDTLVFDEVSLLEAPK
- the bamA gene encoding outer membrane protein assembly factor BamA; its protein translation is MHSFADSVKVLATRSLSIFLFLFLALAFSKAYGQEQAPVKQLDIKGSRKIDEATIRFKLKTRVGEPFSLEKIREDVKTVYRLGFYDDVAVDAEVFEGGLKITFILTEKPTIREVKIRGNKQITTEKLKEKLTLAEGGVFNLQTVSANVERLRLLYEEEGYYQAKILQQVDKTPEGDISVAFEIKEGEKFEISTIRILGAKGLDEQEIKVRMATKELFLFFFFGTLKRDELQRDLDRIKAFYLDNGYLDIKVGEPEIRVIEAKQKLDISVRVEEGPRYRVGELRVTGNTVFSTEEVLKPLQIAKQGVFSREVLQRDLLTLTDRYSERGYLFVDVAPIINTDRENHIVDVGMEISEGKQAFLERIEISGNTKTRDKVVRREIPLNEGDLYNSRLLARGRQNLTNLGYFEDVKVETRRGTAEDRVDIDVLVKEKPTGSFSIGGGFSSIDGILGSGSISQNNFLGLGQRVSLTAQLGARASRFVLNFFDPYVLDTGTSFDFSIFNQRMLFDEQTGFNQDSKGGSITLGRRLHKQLFGSIGYRYEVNKFFDIEEDAPEEIKDQEGTTTIGRVSFGLTLDLRDNPRDPSKGFSGAATYQIAGAFLGGEKKFNRFSLDLGYYQPLIWKLIGHIRGNLIVVEPFGGESLPPSERIYLGGTNTVRGFKTFHLSPIDPETGERVGGNKAIYFNNEVVFPIYEPLGVKGLLFFDAGNVWKEGESLSLDLRPTAGGGVRVATPFGLVRVEWGLNLDKQPGESSSAVHLTVGSLF
- a CDS encoding OmpH family outer membrane protein, which gives rise to MARVMYGWRWRVFWGIVAVVVLRTSVSWAAEPPSKLGFVDLQAVISQSKEGQEAMNAVKAEAAEKQKEIGAKEAEIKQMDTDLQKQASALSDAAKKDREEEIRRRLRDLKRITEDFNRDLAKREGEMVNDLLRDITVVIRDYGKEKGFTLIIEKGQSGVIYGHDAADLTKEILDRYNARRSKKK
- the lpxD gene encoding UDP-3-O-(3-hydroxymyristoyl)glucosamine N-acyltransferase encodes the protein MQLKELAEKLQCRLVGNGEIEVHRLAPLCEASEGDLTVVVNARDLPKLEASRASAVIVGEGSPPWSKPALLANDPHLVFVHALRLFSTPDHPMPGAHPSSIVQEDAQLAEDVAIGPLSVVEAGVTIGPRSIVGAQVYIGKGCRIGADCRFYPQVMIRDGVEIGDRVIIHSGAVIGSDGFGYLKDRQGARIKVPQIGRVILEDDVEIGANVTIDRATMGATRIKRGTKIDNLVQIAHNVVVGADTVIAAMSGISGSVEIGDRVTLAGQVGIADHVKIGDDVTVGAQAGVTKSLPPGGAFLGFPAVPHLEFKRSVAAINRIPQLLMAIKRIEARLASLEGTMRKRQEEAQTSQSASEGGPK